A stretch of Primulina tabacum isolate GXHZ01 chromosome 13, ASM2559414v2, whole genome shotgun sequence DNA encodes these proteins:
- the LOC142521900 gene encoding serine/threonine-protein phosphatase 7 long form homolog yields the protein MGFYGVLECGSPVYDNHLITALVERWRRETHTFHFTCGEATVTLQDVSVTWGLTIDGEAVTGVDLYDNCMSNFVNDDTSEVDVVKFTRCVALIIIGGIMFPDYQGGSARLIFLKLLRDFDNVKSYSWGSAILAFLYRELCNASLIEKTTMAGPLYILQIWAWSRIKCVNHDRDGLTLVVPSVDPDAIIPVSPYGARWKVGFNYTHSPTHSVRIIRDSLDPMNNNEFNWIVYHKNDIDVKTIIDSYDNKIWRCVYPPYML from the exons ATGGGtttttatggagttttagaatgtGGCTCTCCAGTGTATGATAATCATTTGATTACTGCTCTTGTTGAACGTTGGCGACGCGaaacacacacatttcattttACATGTGGTGAAGCAACGGTCACGTTACAAGATGTTTCAGTAACTTGGGGGCTAACAATTGATGGAGAAGCAGTAACTGGAGTAGAT CTATACGATAATTGTATGTCTAACTTTGTTAATGATGATACTTCAGAAGTAGATGTTGTGAAATTTACCCGTTGTGTTGCGCTAATAATTATTGGAGGAATAATGTTCCCTGACTATCAAGGAGGGTCTGCGaggttaatatttttgaaactgcTACGAGATTTTGATAATGTGAAGTCTTATAGTTGGGGTAGTGCAATTTTAGCATTTCTTTACCGTGAATTGTGTAACGCGTCACTTATAGAGAAGACTACAATGGCCGGACCTTTATATATCCTGCAG ATATGGGCATGGAGCAGAATTAAATGTGTTAACCACGATCGAGATGGGTTAACATTAGTTGTACCTTCCGTTGATCCGGATGCTATTATTCCAGTTTCTCCATATGGTGCACg GTGGAAAGTTGGATTTAATTACACACATTCGCCAACACATTCTGTAAGAATTATAAGAGATTCTCTAGATCCTATGAATAATAATGAG TTTAATTGGATCGTTTATCATAAGAATGACATAGATGTGAAGACTATTATTGATTCATACGACAACAAAATATGGCGATGTGTTTATCCCCCTTATATGCTTTGA